TTTctgctgttttgttatcttcctcaatcttgagacgaatcacaagatcttccaacttcatttccttacgcttgtgctttagataatttttgaaatctctccacgaaggaggcaatttttctatcatcgcagccacttgaaaagcttcattaactaccatgccttcagcaataaggtcatgaaaaataagttgtagttcttgaacttgggttccaacagttctgctatctatcattttatagtctaggaacttagcaaccacaaattttttcaagcatgcgtcttcagtcttgtacttcttctcaagtgcatcccataattctttagaagttttcacagcactatagacattgtacaaatcatcatccaaagcacttaggatgtagcccttgcatagaaaatctgcctgtgtccatgcctcagtaatcataaatttttcattggccgGCATATCAACAGCGGGCACAGGAGGATCTTCGTtagtgaacttctgcataccaagagtggtaagccaaaagaacaccctttgctgccatcctttgaagttggctccagaaaattttcctggtttttctgccggtggcacagaagtgcggcttgttgcagcaacagtcgcagaagtagtagcagtatcacttgtcatttcttttcactgtcaaaatagacaaactgtcttaatatttcagaatatcagaccttttacaaaaacaacgacgaagtttttatactcttcaaatcgttgtacaagtatgaactttaatattccaatgaagtttttatactcttcaaatcagaatatttatttcatacggagtagaaaaccacacaggttttagtctccaaagacAGAATACAGTTTGgttagaaaacaataataatataatttccttaagattgttagtaCACTGTATAGTAAATATTAAAACCAGTAACAACAAGTAAAGGTAATAAAATACAGAATCTGGAAAAGTTAATGCAGAAAcagaatcgagcccactgaatgcacagtgtgtccttaaggaaattatttccctcaaagtacccgaggttttggaatttttcctcccaggatagaacgatttactcaccaaagtagaggtactgcaaatctttgatgacagcgaaccacttgaaggatgtatatcacacgattttaggaagtgcagaaagaagaagaagaagaagatggtatgtTCAGAATTTTCGTATTGAACATTCTGAAGAtttacagatatatatagactgtttataccttttcagaaaaggcacctgttgggaaaaggtttgcctgttgagaaggtttgcaacttttcggacaaggttgcaaccattcaaaaatcggttggaaaaaacggagggaaattttaaattaatccgggaagaaacgggtcgcgggtcgcgggtcaggattttttccacttaattaattaattaaataaataatattaattaattaaaaatataaagaaaatttggtccaaaaagattatcaatcaatcatatcaattgaccaaatccaaatccaaatccaaatccaaatccaaatccaaatccaaatccgaagccgaagccgaagccgaagccgaagccgagccgagcgagcgacgacgacgacggcgcgaggggagaccctcttcttgaccctttatcaacatgaaggagtgcttctatttttaaataggagacttttcatttccaccacctatgtgggaccaaagcttatttaataaaataagagagaacatatcatttcctctctacttctttttccctcaatttcccattcaacctatcaattaaacccaacaatcgtTGTAGATACATCAAATGAGAAGCCCATTCCAGCCATTTCCTTCATAAAAAATGCCATTTCACTAATTTTGTTGCACCTGAGAAATCCTTGCACAATGACATTATAAGTGACATTGTTTGGAGAACAACCGTTGTCTTCCATTTTTCTTAGAATATCTTTAGCTTTATCAAACAACCCTTCGAGACAAAATCCATTTATCATTACATTGTATGTTCTCACATCAGGAAGCAATCCAACGAAAGAAagcttctcaaaaatagcatgACCTGCGTCGAGTTTACCATTTTTGCACAATCCATTAATGACAACACTATAAAATGCAATATCAATgtattctctctttctttctgaCTTATTAAAGAGTGACATAGCTTCTTCAACGAATCCGTACTTAAAATAACCATTGAGCAAAGTGGAATAAGTGCATAAGTTAGGTAGGGGCCCTGTAGATTCCATCTCAATGAACAATTGTTTGGCATCACCAGTTCTTCCAATTTCAAACATACCATGCAAGATAGTATTGTAGGTAACAATATCAGGTTTTGATCCCTTTAGAGAAATTTCACAAAACAATTGCATGGCCTCGGCGAGTTTCCTTTTCTTACAGTATCCATTTATCAGTATGCTTTAGCTAAAACTGTTAGGTTCAATGCCCTTATCTACCAAGCTATAAAAAATTCTCCTCGCTCTATCTAGTTGACCTCGCAAACAATAGCCATGCATTATCTCATTGTAGGTGATTATATCAGGCTCTACACCCTTTTCGACCATGTGTTTCATTACTTCCTCGGCATCTTCAACTTTTCCTTCTTTGCATAGTCCATCTGTTAGTATGTTGAAGGTGCACAAATCTGGATACATATTAAGATTCACCATCTCAGAAAACAAAATCTTAACCTTTTCCCACTAACCTAGCTTACACAAACCATCAATTAATGAATTATACGTTAATATGTCTTGATGAATGCCTTTCTATTTCATCTCATTCAAAAGGTTGATAGAAACATCTGTGTTTCCATCTTTGCATAGGCCATCTATGACAATGTTGGGCTTAGTGCCACTCCCTTGTTCCATTAACCGGAGCAAACTTAAAGTCTTTTGAATATGACCCCTTTTGTTGAGCCCATTCATGACAGTTGCATACATTACTTCGTTAGGTTCACAAATCTTCTTTCTCACCAATTTCTTGAACAATTCAACTGCATCTTTGACCTTATTTTCATCAAACATTCCCCTTATTAGAGTGGTAAACAGAATGCTACTCTTTAAGTAAATGGGTAACACCGAAAATGCACAAGATGCAATgtcctggggcttctatggagcaaCACACTCAGCTGGTCaaccacactctctattatcaacacaccccagcaacaactccaccaacctgcagcagacaaggaacaaatacaaccTAATAGTACTACTATTGGTTACAGCAGCATGCAGATTTCTtgggttgtgtggtttgttggttttgattgtctgtgcaggtactccaagaatttgaacctgatcacaacaaaggaCATCCATTCTTGTGTAACTGACACCAACAAGCAACCTAATCACAAAGGAAGCAACAAGAAGATGCACACTTGCTTGATATCTTTTCTATTAACCTCAGctcctttcttgctggttcttgtttgttgtgtagatgcagatgtcaggatggactcatcaacatgtcttcccaacacctacatagaaCACATCACATctacaaccaccaaaacaaataccaaaACAATTACTAAGAGGCCTCCACAAGGACTATGcagaaatgcaacttccttctggtttttgtgtttgtttggctGTTTGTCTTTGGCTGATTGTTTTTTCTTAGGGACATCCACACTCTCTAACATCAACACACCACAGCAAACACTCTACCAACtggcagcacacaaggaacatgggtACAGCAGCCTGCAGATCCCCTTGGTTGTAAGGTGCAGTCGTTTTGATTtatgcaggtaccccagctGCAGCTTCCTCCTTGAAGCTGCATTGAGCCCCAAGAGCAGtcaccccagcaacaactccatccacctgcagcagacaagaaacatatacaagtttgtttgttttttttttctgtacaggtactccaagaagtctAACCACCTCataacaaagaccaacaagcagcctagggaGACTGCAGCCATCAgaacctgcagattggcagccttgggtttgttgtttttgttgttgtttgtctgtgcaggtgcagATCCTCATAATTGTAAACAACTGGATACTAAAGCATGGATCACCTCTCCATACATAtcagatgcattccatcaacagctgCAACAGCTACACCAACTTgaagcagacaaggaacaaatacaagctaatagTACTAgctacagcagcttgcacaTCTCTTTGGTTGTATGTTTTGTTGGTGTTTGGCTGTGCAGATACAAGCTGAACCACTTCAAAGCAAGGACCAACAAGCAACCTAACTACAAGGGCAGCAACAAGGAGTTTGTGCAACAGAACTCTTGGAATTGTTCTTATAATTGTGtgcttgcttgtttgtttgtttttttgtttgctTATTTGTTTATgaaggttgttggagatacaggcaacagtggaacccagaaggaactccaacaccctcagagacaacatccaagaaccaacaacaatatcatgagtagctgtaGAATGATACACCTCCATCAACTCCATATACATACTGTGgaaacacaacaccaaacaactactcagccacacaccaaacaacaactcaaccacagagctgaagctgaaagtgcagaattgaaagatgaagttcaacagcatcagcaacaacagaggCCAAAACCAACACACCCACGTACAGCAACCTCCAGACTTGGTTGCTTGTGCATGTTTCTGGTTTTGTCTGTCTGTGCAGGTGCAagtctgcagcaaccatacatttggaccaccatgcaggtgttcgaatACAGCTACACTTTCTTCCACAACAAATCAAAGGTTGTTGGCTACTATAGTTCCATATATTTCCTatcctttcagcctccttagctggtaatcatgatactgatacaaaggcatatttcacctggattttcttggtacgacaagactaaaaagagcaaagatgaaaagaatttcccatcccatgcgagatagaagtttcgtatacttgttcttcttcaatgtagctatgtctggtacgtagcatagttggaataggactagtgtaggttacttttcttttttctcatggaaggggagagtctccctcatttatgctttcatagttgaattgtaccgggaggagtcctctcacaggtttactgctttctagttatagttagtctctttttgtatcggggatgagttagccgaccttaataggttagccgacttatgaaccaccataagatcggaggtaaggtttatgtccccctccttgtatttttattttgattatttatgttaaggcttgggggtgttgcttaacccctaactgtgcacgagaggtgggagcctcgtgtagggtctgttcccataaaaaaaaaaaaaaaaaaattgcaactaTTTACAATAACTTTAGTAGGGCggcatgaagaagaagaagagtaaaAATGGGAAATATGAAAGGAAAAGATAGAGAGAATAGAGCCATTCCATTTCCGCAGATAAATTCTCCTCATCTTCAATCtctcactcaatttctccataaTTTTCAGTGTGACCTAATTTTATAGAATGCATTGTATAAATTAGAGTTTCTTATTGGAGAGATAACgacttatttttaagtataATAATATGCTAGTCAACTAATAAGTTATCGATTGGTTCGATATCAAAGTAGTAATTAACACTCTGTTTGGACGGTGGTTTTTCATGATTATAGATTATATGATTTGTTATTgtttaatgataattttattgtttggtttgacttatGATATTGTATCGTAAGTAATAAATTtacaaaaatgcccttaatTATTTCTGAATGTCAATGCGGTGTCATTACAATCTCACAAAATGTTACcatttccttcttcttcaatcAGATCTCATCGAGTTTTCATGGCTTCAACCATTCATCGACCTTCTGTTTAGATAGAGTAATCtcgtaattttaaattaaatatatataaaatgtatttaaaatatttttaaatatataaattaaaaaatatattaaaaatagaacaAACGAACTAAAACTGATGAAGTATAACATTTGTTGTGTATGAACCTTGTTTACTTAATTCTAGATCTCTCTGGTTTAGCTTGTTTAAGCTCTTCCGAGTTTAAGTTAGGTCTCTTGACACTAttcattattaaaatataaaatacgagatttgaatcataaaaataatattagtaGTATAATTTACTACCTGCTATACTATTCTATATAGAATAAGAGGCTAGGAAGCACATAGCTGGACTTTACTtctaaaaaattgatattttttttgttttaatttatttgtattattttttttactttgttatatagtttaaaatatgttttaaatgttataaattataataattgacaacttaaaatattttgtttggtttagtatattaaaaaataacatttattgcataaaaatatttatttacaaaaatatcctcaacaattatgatgaaaaaaatgtaaaaggGATTTTGAGGGGCAATTGAGTCTTTAACTATAATAATGCAAGCATTAAATCCCcctgcattactaatacctagaaATCCATGGCATTAGTAATGCAAGCCTTAATACATAATAGAGTTTATAACTAATGTACCAAAAAAGGTACTACTAATACACctaattaatgcatgcattattttagTTAACACACTCTACCAAACGGCCCCTAATATCAGAAAGGTAGATCTCTCTGTCCGAATAAAGTCAACTCTACAAATTCTAAACTATCTAAAGAAGTTCTAAAAAAAAGGTAGCCCGATGCAATAAGCTCCCGATATGCGCAAATTCAGGAAAGGACCGGACTACAAGGGCCTATTGTATGCAACTTTACCATGCATATCCAAAGAATGACTCAAATTGTAAAATCAACTACTAGTGACAAGTTGCACCAGTTGACAATGTCCGCTCGataaaaatacaaaactgaTTGTTTCAATTCTTTTATTGCTGAGAAAACGAAGCACTTGCTAAGATGCTTTCAATTTACTTGTGCTCATATATTAAAACTTAATCCCTGTTCAAACATCCTCCTCTATTCTCCAACTGTGAGTCCAAAGCCAAAGTTGTAGTCTTTCCTTTTGTGACCGACCTGAACAAGCGATAAGGAGCACATTTAGTACACTGATGAAAGTTATACAGCCAAACTGTGTGAGATTGTATTCCAAGCAGTAAAAGCAACAAGGAAAAGAATAGACAGAGGGGTGTGCCCCTTATCTACCAAGTTTGTATCCATGCGCCCTTCGGAGATTTCTCGGTTATCAGGAAGAGACAACAAAAAAAACAGGTGAAAGTTTGAAGCAAAAGCAAAAAGGTGGGAGGAAATCAAGAAGCTTTTCATATTTCAGCATCATTGAGAGGAGGACAGACAGCCTCAATTCTAAAATAAAGGCGTTAGGAACATGTATTCTGTGAAGGAGCTACGACAAGATAAAAAAGTCCAGATGCAACCTACCTCGGCTGATAAATTGAAATTAAGACCCATGTTCAACCACTCTTCCAATAAAGCAGCAACACATCCATTGGAATCAATCTTCCCTCTGAGACTACACTGTAATGCATGAATAAGTGTTGTTATAGAAACAAAATTTTAGTATTCAGTATTTATAAAGAGAATACCAAAGTACATACataaaaaagtataaaatagTATTAGTACAAAACTAATTATATagattttcagaaaaatttaCAACAAAAGGTTACCTGCCGAAGGATGTAATAACCAAAGCTTGATGTAACATCTCTAGACATATGGTTGGTTGTACATAAAGTCTGATGCTAGAGACAGCTGCATCGCAGAAAAGAGTTTAAGAAAAGCAAGTCACAACTGAAGTCCTTAAGATACTAATTCAGTGCAACCATTCCCGTACATGGTGCAACTTTCTGAACATAACTTGGTGCAACTATTCCCGTACTAGTAACTTGCCCTGCATCAACCTGCAGATAAATTAACAAACGTTAAAAATGTGAAAACCATTAAAAAAGATATGATTCTCTACAAAAGACCCCCAATTATCTAACCAGCATCTTCTTGATCCCTTTTATAGCAGCACTTTAGTCATTCCATAGAAACACACGCAGAAATATGATTCACtacaagtttcaaaaaaatatatgattctCTACAAAAGACCCCCAATTATCTGCCTTAAATTTGGAGCTTTCATTTTTAACGAGATTGTGCACAGTTGTAGCAAATAGTACAGTTACACAAGATCAAACCACCAAGTTAGAAACTAGGAAAAAAGATTTCCAAGCCAACAGGAAACTGCAAAACTACTGGAAATGCACATAGTAAAAGTGTCAAGACCAACACTAGCCAGCAAGAAATCAAGTTAGATTCtcagaaaaaataataacataaacaaaGCTTGTTGTAACTCAGTGCAAAACTAGCAACTTGCCCTGCATCAACCTGCAGATAAATTAACATACACTAAATAGtgtgaaaatcattaaaaaggTAAACCTAGAAAGATGAAAGACAATTACAAGCAATGCTGGTGAAATCggcaaaagaaaatataacagatattttttttctttgggaGGGTTTACTCAGTGTTTCTCAAGATACCAAATAGCactgaaaatgatattactAGACTTATAATGTGTACAAAAAGGGAACTTaccattatttattttttaagaaaatcgGTATGGTCACCATTTTTTCTCAAATCAAAACTGATGTCTGGAAAGCTCAAGCGATGTTCTAATTGCCATCACATTTGGCAAATGCATTGGGTGTCATTTCTTTTGCAGGGATAAAAAGGAAGCTGTATCACAGTGATAGCGTAGCCGAATGAACCAAACAAAAGAAATGTTCACTTCTTATTTTTCAAGTGAAGCTCTGGTATCATGTCAAGGACAGAAGGATTCTCCCTTACAATGTTTACCAAAAACTCAGCTGTAGTTGCATCAAATGAGAAACCCCTTCCAGCCATTTCCTTCATAAAAGATGCCATTTCACTAATTTTGTTGCACCTGAGAAATCCTTGCACAATGACATTATAAGTGACATTGTTTGGAGAACAACCATTGTCTTCCATTTTTCTTAGAATATCTTTAGCTTTATCAAACAACCCTTCGAGACAAAATCCATTTATCATTACATTGTATGTTCTCACATCTGGGAGCAATCCAATAAAAGAAAGCTTCTTGAAAACAGCACGCGCTTCGTTGAGTTTACCATTTTTGCACAATCCATTAATGACAACACTATAAAATGCAATATCAGTATATTCTCTGCTTCTTTCTAACTTATTAAAGAGAGACATAGCTTCTTCAACAAGTCCACACTTAAAATAACCATTGAGCAAAATGGCATGAGTGTATATATTCAGCTTGGTCCCCGCAAATAGCATCTCAGCGTAAATTTGTTTTGCTTCACCAGTTCTTCCAACTTCAAACAGACCTTTCAAGATAGTATTGTAGGTAACAATATCACGTTTTGATCCCTTTTGAGAAATTTCACAAAACAATTGCATGGCCTCATCcactttctttttcttacaGTATCCGTTTATTAGTATGCTATAGCAAAAAATGTTGGGCTCAATGCCCTTATCTATCAAGATATCAAAAATTCTCCTCGCTCTATCTAGTTGACCACACAAACAATACCCATCCATTATTGCACTGTAGGTGATTATATTAGGCTCTACACCCTTTTCGACCATGTGTTTCATTATTTCCTCGACATCTTCAACTTTCCCTTCTTTGCACAGTCCATCAGTAAGTATGCTGAAGGTGAGCACATTTGGATAAATATTGTGGTTCACCATCTCAGATAACAAAATCTACCCTTTCCCACTGACCAATCCTACACAAACCATCAATTAATGAATTATATGTGACTACATCTGGAGGAATGCCTCTCTGCTTCATCTCGTTCAAAAGAGTGATAGCAGCATCTAAGTTTCTATCTTTGCAAAGGGAATCTATAACAATGTTGTAGATATATATGTCGGGCTTAGTGTTCCCTTGTTCCATTAAACGGAGCAAACTTAAAGTTTTTTCAGTATGCCTGCTTTTGCTAAGCCCATTCATGACGGTTCCATACATGACTTCATCAGGCTCACAAATCTTGTCTCTCACCAattttttgaacaattcaactgCATCTTTAATCTTATTTTCAGCAAAGATTCCCCTTATTAGAGTGGTAAAGGTTACAACATCAAATGGAATGCCTCTCTTCAAGTAAATGGGTAACACCGAAAATGCACAATCAGAACGATGCATCAGACAATAACTATTAATCACACCAGTCAAGATGAAAACATTAATTGGGATACCCAATTTCTGCATTTCTCGAAAAAGAGAAAGGACAGCAGAGTAATGCTTCATACTTATCATATTGTTAAACAATTTAGAGAAATGGAAAAGTGAAGGAAGAGGTTTCATTCTAACCATTTGATTGAAGAGATTCACAGCATCATCTAAACTCTTTACTTTACCCTTTCCTGAAATGGATATATCAGAATAATCTCTTACTGTAATTGCAGGAGCAGAATGTGAATTAGGGAAGAAAGAGATAAAGGGAATAGCATTGCCATTTCGCAGAGAAATTCTCTTCATCTTCAATGGTTAATGGATGTCTCAGTGTTGCTCTGCTCAGCGTGCCCTAATGTATAGACTTTGTGCTTTTTGGAATTATATAGGTATGTATATCATATGTTACTCCTCAAGTCCATCATATAGTACATTATTGCAAATCTTATTGtgtataaagaaaatacactaAAAAAGGGCattcaaaaaagaaatgaagCAGAAAGTAGTACCTATCATCAGTTGCTTCGCTTTCAGAACTTCAGTTTCAGGCGTGAccgtgatgaacctgttctgcAAACCACACATTAATTAAATTGGCATCATTTAATGGAATGCCTATCTGAGATATACTACTCCTCAAATAGATAGAAAATGACAATACAGAAGATAACAAATAGCATTGGAAATGCTATTCCTAAACATATAATGTGTACACATAAGGGTAACTCACACTATTTATCATATCAAGAGACCAGTAATACCAGATTTTCAAGATAAAGAATAGTGgaaaaacaattaaaatatcAGAAGTGATGTACCTCCTCGATAAGCCAGCATGAAAACCCAAGCAACGTTctgattttcatttttcatcttCCACAATTGCATTGGATTCCTTTTCATGTGAGGTGATAAACCGAAATTGTATCAAAGTTATAACATAGCCGAATAAACCAAGCGAAAGAAATATTCACTTCTTGTTTTCCACATGAAGCTTTGGTATCATGTCAAGGACGGAAGGATTCTCACTTATAGAGTTTACCAGTAACTTTGCTGTAGTTGCATCAAATGAGAAGCCCCTTCCAGTCATTTCCTTCATAAAAGATACCATTTCATTTATTTTCCTGCACCTAAGATATCCTTGCAAAATAACATTGTAAGTGACATTGTTTGGAAGACAATTGTTCCCCTCCATTTTTCTAAGCATATCTATAGCTTCATCTAACAACCCTTTTAGACAAAATCCAGTTATCATTGTATTGTATGTTCTCGCATTTGGAAGCAATCCCATTGAATaaatcttctcaaaaatagcatgAGCTTTATCGAGTTCACCATTTTTACACAATCCATTAATGATAATATTATAAGATATAATATCAATAGTTTCTTTCTTTCCAACCAACTTATTAAAGAGTGACATAGCTTCTTCAACAAGTCCGTACTTAAAATAACCATCAAGCAAAGTGCGATGAGTGCATAAGTCAGGTACTGGTCCAGTAGATACCATCTCAACAAACAATTGTTTTGCAACACCAATTCTTCCAACTTCAAACAGACCTTGCAAGATAGTATTGTAGGTAACAATATTAGGTTTTGATCCCTTTCTAGAAATTTCACGAAACAATTGCATGGCCTTAGCAGAATTCTTTTTCTTACAGTATCCGTTTATTAGTATGTTATAGCTAAAAATGTCAGGCTCAATGCCCTTATCTATCAAGCTATCAAAAATTCTCCTTGCTCTATCTAGTTGACCACACAAACAATACCCATCCATTATCGCATTGTAGGTGATTATATTAGGCTCTACACCCTTTTCGACCATGTGTTTCATTACTTCCTCGGCATCTTGAACTTTCCCTTCTTTGCATAGTCCATCTATTAGTATGGTGAAGGAGTGCACATCTGGATAAATATTACGGTTCACCATCTCAGAGAACAATATCTTAACCTTTCCCCACTGACCAATCCTACACAAACCATCAATTATTGTATTATACGTGACTATGTTTGGAGGAATACTTCTCTGCTTCATCTCATTCAAAAGAGTGATAGCAGCATCTAAGTTTCTATCTTTGCAAAGGGAATCTATAACAATGTTGTAGATATATATGTTGGGCTTAGTGTTCCCTTGTTCCATTAAACGGAGCAAACTTAAAGTCTTGTCAATATGGCCCCTTTTGCTGAGCCCATTCATGACGGTTGCATACATGACTTCATCGGGCTCACAAATCTTCTCTCTCACCAattttttgaacaattcaactgCATCTTTGACCTTATTTTCAGCAAAGATTCCTCTTAATAGGGTGTTAAAGGTAACAACATCAAATGGAATGCCACTCTTCAAGTAAATGGGTAACACCGAAAATGCACAATCAGAACGACGCATCAGACAATAACTATTAAGCACAATATTCAAAATGAAATCACTAATTGGGATTCCCAATTTCTGCATTTCTCGAAAAAGAGAAAGGACAGCAGTGTAATACTTCATACTTATCATATTCttaaaaaatttagagaaatcgACAAGTGAAGGAAGAGGTTTCATTCTAACCATTTGATTGAAGAGATTCACAGCATCATCTAAACTCTTTACTTTGTCAAAATTGCTACTGTTTAACCCAACTTTACCCTTTCCTGAAATTGCGGAAGCAGAATGTGAATTAGGGAAGAAAGAGACAAAGGGAATAGCATTGCCATTTCGCAGAGAAATTCTCTTCATCTTCAATGGCTAATGGATGTGCCAATGTTGCTCTGCTCAGCGTGCCCTAATTATAGCCTTTGTgctttttggaaatttttagaatatttgacaagtaaaaaagtGAATAATTCTTATAAATTATTACTTTTTCTAATgtaatttatatcatttttttttagttatcccaaaaaaaatgtcatgcttccttgttcaattttagttattatatatttttttaagaaatagcaaatcaataagatattttttatcgaTTTTCAGTTTATCTTTTTTGGTTTCTAATGGTTTGGTTTTCgatttaaccaataaaaaaatggtcataaaataattatatgacttTTTC
This Solanum dulcamara chromosome 8, daSolDulc1.2, whole genome shotgun sequence DNA region includes the following protein-coding sequences:
- the LOC129898880 gene encoding pentatricopeptide repeat-containing protein At1g12620-like, whose translation is MVNLNMYPDLCTFNILTDGLCKEGKVEDAEEVMKHMVEKGVEPDIITYNEIMHGYCLRGQLDRARRIFYSLKRKLAEAMQLFCEISLKGSKPDIVTYNTILHGMFEIGRTGDAKQLFIEMESTGPLPNLCTYSTLLNGYFKYGFVEEAMSLFNKSERKREYIDIAFYSVVINGLCKNGKLDAGHAIFEKLSFVGLLPDVRTYNVMINGFCLEGLFDKAKDILRKMEDNGCSPNNVTYNVIVQGFLRCNKISEMAFFMKEMAGMGFSFDVSTTIVGFN
- the LOC129898883 gene encoding uncharacterized protein LOC129898883; the protein is MGNTENAQDAMSWGFYGATHSAGTSTLSNINTPQQTLYQLAAHKEHGYSSLQIPLVVRCSRFDLCRYSKKSNHLITKTNKQPRETAAIRTCRLAALDAFHQQLQQLHQLEADKEQIQANSTSYSSLHISLVVCFVGVWLCRYKLNHFKARTNKQPNYKGSNKEFVQQNSWNCSYNCVLACLFVFLFAYLFMKVVGDTGNSGTQKELQHPQRQHPRTNNNIMSSCRMIHLHQLHIHTVETQHQTTTQPHTKQQLNHRAEAESAELKDEVQQHQQQQRPKPTHPRTATSRLGCLCMFLVLSVCAGASLQQPYIWTTMQVFEYSYTFFHNKSKVVGYYSSIYFLSFQPP
- the LOC129901563 gene encoding putative pentatricopeptide repeat-containing protein At1g12700, mitochondrial, giving the protein MKRISLRNGNAIPFVSFFPNSHSASAISGKGKVGLNSSNFDKVKSLDDAVNLFNQMVRMKPLPSLVDFSKFFKNMISMKYYTAVLSLFREMQKLGIPISDFILNIVLNSYCLMRRSDCAFSVLPIYLKSGIPFDVVTFNTLLRGIFAENKVKDAVELFKKLVREKICEPDEVMYATVMNGLSKRGHIDKTLSLLRLMEQGNTKPNIYIYNIVIDSLCKDRNLDAAITLLNEMKQRSIPPNIVTYNTIIDGLCRIGQWGKVKILFSEMVNRNIYPDVHSFTILIDGLCKEGKVQDAEEVMKHMVEKGVEPNIITYNAIMDGYCLCGQLDRARRIFDSLIDKGIEPDIFSYNILINGYCKKKNSAKAMQLFREISRKGSKPNIVTYNTILQGLFEVGRIGVAKQLFVEMVSTGPVPDLCTHRTLLDGYFKYGLVEEAMSLFNKLVGKKETIDIISYNIIINGLCKNGELDKAHAIFEKIYSMGLLPNARTYNTMITGFCLKGLLDEAIDMLRKMEGNNCLPNNVTYNVILQGYLRCRKINEMVSFMKEMTGRGFSFDATTAKLLVNSISENPSVLDMIPKLHVENKK